The Acinonyx jubatus isolate Ajub_Pintada_27869175 chromosome D1, VMU_Ajub_asm_v1.0, whole genome shotgun sequence genome includes a window with the following:
- the LOC106966041 gene encoding olfactory receptor 51V1-like, with amino-acid sequence MPASSASIINTSIFILTGFPGLDHYYPWFSIPFSSIYAMVFLGNCVVLHVIRTEPSLHQPMFYFLAMLALTDLCMGLSTVHTVLGVLWGLNQEVSRDACIAQTYFIHGLSFIESGVLLAMAFDRFTAICNPLRYTSLLTNSRVIHFMVAILMRAALSILPVIIRLKFFHYCRPHILSHSFCLHQDLLRLACSDIRFNSLYALALVICTLLLDAVLILISYVFILHTVLAIASHKERLKSLQTCVSHICAVLVFYIPIIGLTMVHRFGKHLSPSVRVLMGNIYILFPPLMNPIIYSVKTQQIRSRMKKWCSLKM; translated from the coding sequence ATGCCTGCTTCTTCTGCTTCCATTATCAATACCTCAATATTCATTCTCACGGGGTTCCCTGGCCTGGACCACTACTATCCCTGGTTTTCCATTCCCTTCTCCTCCATCTATGCCATGGTTTTCCTGGGAAACTGCGTGGTGCTGCATGTGATCCGGACAGAGCCCAGCCTGCACCAGCCCATGTTCTACTTCCTGGCCATGCTGGCCCTCACTGACCTGTGCATGGGGCTGTCCACAGTGCACACGGTGCTGGGGGTCCTGTGGGGACTCAACCAAGAAGTTAGTCGAGATGCTTGCATTGCCCAAACTTACTTTATCCATGGTCTGTCCTTCATAGAGTCTGGGGTCCTTCTTGCCATGGCCTTTGATCGCTTCACTGCAATCTGCAATCCTCTGAGATACACATCCCTCCTGACTAACAGTAGAGTCATTCACTTCATGGTGGCCATTTTGATGAGGGCAGCTTTGTCCATTCTCCCTGTCATCATTCGCCTGAAGTTCTTCCATTACTGCCGCCCTCACatcctctcccactctttctgcctgCACCAGGACCTGCTCCGGCTCGCCTGCTCTGACATCCGCTTCAACAGCCTCTATGCCCTGGCTCTGGTGATCTGTACCTTGTTGTTAGACGCTGTGCTTATTCTCATCTCCTACGTTTTCATCTTGCACACAGTGCTGGCAATTGCATCCCACAAGGAGAGGCTCAAGTCCTTGCAGACCTGTGTGTCCCACATCTGTGCTGTCCTGGTCTTTTACATCCCCATCATTGGCCTCACCATGGTGCATCGCTTTGGAAAGCATCTCTCCCCTTCGGTTCGTGTCCTCATGGGTAACATCTATATTCTCTTTCCACCCCTGATGAATCCAATCATCTACAGTGTAAAGACCCAGCAGATCCGAAGCAGGATGAAGAAGTGGTGTTCCCTGAAAATGTAG
- the LOC106966037 gene encoding olfactory receptor 52P1-like, translating into MADNATHRYISSFFLVGIPGLQAFHCWVGIPVCLLFALALLGNSVIIITIKLEPSLHQPMYFFLCMLAVNDMALASSTAPKMLGIFWMDAHWIDFDTCLTQLYFIHTFCIIESSLLVAMAFDRYVAICIPLRYTTILTTPTVIKMGLAGMTRAILMVLPCPLLIKRLPCYTKYVISHAYCEHMAVVKLASANTLINRVYGISVALSVMVWDLGLIAASYTKILQAVFRLSSQNARSKALGTCAAHVCTILVSYTPALFSFLTHRIGKKVPPSIHIIFASLYLLVPPAVNPLVYGVKTKQIRDRVAGLFFPSKKISGN; encoded by the coding sequence ATGGCAGACAATGCTACACATCGCTACATCTCATCTTTTTTCCTGGTTGGTATTCCTGGTTTGCAAGCTTTTCACTGCTGGGTTGGCATCCCCGTCTGCCTCCTGTTTGCCCTGGCCCTGCTGGGGAACAGTgtaatcatcatcaccatcaaacTAGAACCAAGCCTCCACCAGcctatgtatttcttcctttgtatGCTGGCAGTGAATGACATGGCTCTTGCCTCTTCCACGGCCCCCAAGATGCTTGGTATCTTCTGGATGGATGCACATTGGATTGACTTTGACACCTGCCTGACGCAGTTGTATTTCATTCACACATTCTGCATAATTGAATCATCCCTCTTGGTTGCCATGGCCTTTGACCGCTATGTAGCTATTTGTATCCCATTGCGTTATACAACCATCCTGACAACACCAACGGTCATTAAAATGGGTCTAGCTGGTATGACCCGAGCTATCCTTATGGTTTTGCCCTGTCCTCTTCTTATTAAAAGGCTACCATGTTATACTAAATATGTCATCAGTCATGCCTACTGTGAGCACATGGCTGTGGTGAAGTTGGCCAGTGCCAACACCCTCATTAATAGAGTGTACGGAATCTCTGTGGCCCTTTCAGTGATGGTGTGGGACCTAGGGCTCATAGCCGCATCCTATACCAAAATCCTCCAGGCAGTCTTCCGGCTGTCTTCCCAGAATGCCCGCTCGAAAGCGCTGGGCACCTGTGCTGCCCATGTGTGCACTATACTTGTCTCCTACACCCCTGCACTGTTTAGTTTCCTAACTCACCGCATTGGCAAGAAGGTACCTCCAAGCATTCATATAATTTTTGCGAGTTTGTATCTTTTGGTGCCTCCCGCAGTCAATCCCCTGGTGTATGGCGTCAAGACCAAGCAGATTCGTGACCGAGTGGCTGGTCTCTTCTTCCCAAGCAAGAAGATTTCTGGAaactaa
- the LOC106966038 gene encoding olfactory receptor 52A5-like, translating into MPSVLTLVGIPGLESVQFWIGIPFCAMYITALLGNCLLLVIIKSERSLHEPMYLFLAMLGATDIALSTSILPKMLGIFWFHLPDIYFDACLFQMWLIHTFQCIESGILLAMALDRYVAICDPLRHAIIFTHQLLTQIGVAMTLRAALLVSPCLILIKCRLKHYWTTVVSHSYCEHMAVVKLAAEDIRINKIYGLFVAFTILGFDIIFITLSYIRIFITVFNLPQRESRLKAFNTCIAHICVFLEFYLLGFFSFFTHRFGFHIPPYIHILLSNLYLLVPPLLNPIVYGVKTKQIRDRVSKIFHFKDPS; encoded by the coding sequence ATGCCCTCAGTGTTGACACTGGTCGGGATCCCTGGCTTGGAATCTGTGCAGTTCTGGATTGGAATTCCTTTCTGTGCCATGTACATCACTgctctgttggggaattgcctgCTCCTGGTCATCATCAAATCGGAACGCAGCCTCCATGAGCCCATGTACCTCTTCCTGGCAATGCTTGGAGCAACAGACATTGCTCTCAGTACCAGCATCCTACCCAAAATGCTAGGAATATTCTGGTTCCATTTACCAGACATATATTTTGATGCCTGTCTCTTTCAGATGTGGCTTATCCACACCTTCCAGTGTATCGAATCAGGAATTCTGCTGGCCATGGCCCTggaccgctatgtggccatctgtgATCCCCTGAGACATGCAATCATCTTTACCCACCAACTCCTCACTCAGATTGGGGTAGCAATGACACTCAGAGCAGCCCTCCTTGTATCTCCATGTCTCATCCTCATCAAATGTCGGCTGAAACACTACTGGACCACTGTGGTCTCCCATTCATACTGTGAGCACATGGCCGTCGTGAAGTTGGCAGCAGAAGATATTCGAATCAACAAGATCTATGGTCTGTTTGTGGCTTTCACTATACTTGGATTTGACATAATCTTCATCACACTCTCCTACATCCGAATATTTATAACTGTCTTCAATCTGCCTCAGAGAGAATCTAGGCTCAAAGCCTTTAACACCTGCATTGCCCATATTTGTGTCTTCCTTGAGTTTTATCTCCTaggtttcttctccttctttacaCACAGGTTCGGGTTCCACATTCCACCCTACATTCATATTCTTCTGTCCAATCTTTATCTGCTTGTCCCTCCTTTGCTCAATCCTATTGTGTATGGGGTGAAAACCAAACAGATTCGAGATCGAGTGTCTAAGATTTTCCACTTTAAAGATCCatcttaa